The Petrotoga sp. 9PW.55.5.1 sequence ATGTTCATGAAAGAGAAATTATGACTGAAAGGTCTACTCACGGCCCTTTTAGCAGTAGAATGGCTTCAAAATATGTAGATATTGCAATATACAAAGAAAGTCTGCGTGATAAATTTAATCATGGTGCGAAGGTTAAGTACGATATGTATATTTCAAACGATAAAGGTTTCATGATAAAAGAATATTTTAATTGGCTTGAAAAGACGAGAGGAATAAAATACGATGAAGAAATAATAATAACCACCTTTGCACATGCGTCTAATGGTGGGATAAGAATTAATAAAGATGCAGAAACAAATGTTAAAGGTATATATGCTGCTGGTGAAGTAACTGGAGGAATGCATGGTGCTGATAGAATAGGCGGATTATCTACAGCTAATGCTCTTGTTTTTGGGAAAATAGCGGGACAAAATGCAGCACTATTTGCTAAAAGTCATAAAAATTATATTAGTAAAGATATTATTAAAAAAGAAATAACTTCATATATAAGCAATATAAAAGTCTCTAAATACAATCCAAATTTTATATCAGATAAAATAAAGAACTTAATGTGGGAAAATGCAAATGTTATTAGAAATGATAGAAATCTAAAATATGCTATTAACGAAATTGAAAAATTATCGATATTTACCAAACATGAGATTGAATTTGATAATCTTCAAAAGACAAATCTTAATAATATAATTAAAGCACAAAATTATATAAAGCTATCATTACTTTTACTTAATACTATGCTATTAAGAAAGGAAAGTAGAGGCTCTCACTATAGGGAAGACTATCCAAATCAACGAGATGAATTTAATAAATTTATAATTGTTTCACAAAATGAAAACGCAATCATAGAATATAAAACAGAATCTCCAAAAACATAATTTAAATCATCTTTATTACCAAAATTAATTCTTAAAACTCTTATCTTAATTCTTTTTAGAGAGCATTAAAAACTTTTTGAGATTAACGTTTACCTCCCTTAAAATAGAATTGGGTTTTAGATTCTACCTT is a genomic window containing:
- a CDS encoding FAD-dependent oxidoreductase yields the protein MININKYNTDVLVIGGGLAGISAALEAARSGVRATIVVADKIFSGSSFSPYTWGLGIVSPYNELDKKDLLESIYDVGCGLVDRELSFILTDNIEQRIRELEYLGIKFKTPQNIIGDETLIPCFDRKHRKWYGFTFENSKHIFYDKIKELNINILEHQKIVKLFTNKEVFTGALGINKNNQLTFFDASSVVIATGGFGGLFKHNLNTEDINGEGLILALSAGCELINLEFLQFIPGYLKPKYKTIFAEKSFKYVTLEDSEGNSIIKKYFPEYVHEREIMTERSTHGPFSSRMASKYVDIAIYKESLRDKFNHGAKVKYDMYISNDKGFMIKEYFNWLEKTRGIKYDEEIIITTFAHASNGGIRINKDAETNVKGIYAAGEVTGGMHGADRIGGLSTANALVFGKIAGQNAALFAKSHKNYISKDIIKKEITSYISNIKVSKYNPNFISDKIKNLMWENANVIRNDRNLKYAINEIEKLSIFTKHEIEFDNLQKTNLNNIIKAQNYIKLSLLLLNTMLLRKESRGSHYREDYPNQRDEFNKFIIVSQNENAIIEYKTESPKT